Part of the Halopenitus persicus genome is shown below.
GATTACCGGCTGGTGTCACCACCACCTAGAGTCACCGTGATCCCCTTGACGGTCCTGAAGGCCGCGTTGATCTGCACGGTCGTGATCGGGATGACGGGGGGACTGATCGCCTGGCGCGAGCGACCGACCCCGGGGTCGGTCCCCCTAGCCGTCCTGCTTGCCGGCCAGTGCTGGTGGTCGGTTACCCTGTTGTTTCGGATCGACGCGACCGGGATCGTCGCGAAGGCCTTCTGGGTGGACGTCTCCTGGATCGGGGTCGCGATCATCCCCGTCGCGTGGCTGTTCTTTTCGCTCGAGTACTCGGGCCACCACGAGTACGTCCAGCCGCGGTACGTCGCGGTCGCCTCGATCGTGCCGCTGTGTGTCGCGGTCATCGGGGCGACCAACGTCGCCCACGAGCTGATGTACGTCCGCTCCGCGCTGGTCGAGATCAACGGCGTGACGATGCTCGAGCGGACCCCGGGGCCGTGGTTCTGGATCGCCGCGGGCTACACCTACCTCCTCGGGCTGCTCGGAACGCTTCCGCTCCTCGAACTGATCACCAGCGACGTCCTCGCGTTCCGCGCCCAGAGCGTCGCGCTCATCGTCGGGCTCGTCGTGCCGTGGCTGACGAACGCCCTCTATCTCCTCGACGCCTTGCCGACCTACGGCGTCGACCCGACGCCGATCGGCTTCGCCGTCTCCGGCGTCGCCTACCTCGGCGCACTCACCCGGTTCCGCCTGTTCGGCACCAACCCCGCGCCGATCCGGTACGCGCGGCAGCTGGCCTTTGATCGGATGGAGGAGGGCGCGATCGTTCTCGATTCGAACGGCTACGTCGTGGAGCTGAACGACCGTGCCGCGGCGTTCCTCCGGGCGGATCCGAACGACGTCCTCGGACGGGCGTTCCCCGACGCCTTCCCCCAGGTCGCCGCGGTCGTCGACGAGCCCGAACCGACCGACCGAATGATGCTCCGCGCGGACGATTGCACGCGCGCCTACGACGTCTCGGAGTGTTCGATCGTCGATTACACCGGACGCACGATCGGTCGGTCGATCACCCTTCACGACGTCAGCGCCCATCTACGGCGCCAACGGCGGCTCACCGTACTCAACCGGGTGTTCAGGCACGACGTCCGCACGACCACGCAGCTCATCCTCGGGCACGCCGAGGAGATCGACGACGACGGCGGCCGGATCGCCGACCGGATCGCCGACCGTGCGATGGAGATCGAGGAGCTCAGCGAGAAGGTCCGCCGCGCCATCGACCTCTTCGACCGTGATCGAACGAGCCGGCGGCCGCTCTCGTTGGACTCGATCCTGCGCGATGCGATCACGTCGGCCCGAGAGGCTCGACCGGACGTCACGGTCGACTACGACGGTGCCCCGTCCGACGTCTACGTCGACGAGCTGTTGACCGTCGTCTTCGAGGACCTGATCGAGAACGCAGTCGAACACAACGACGATCCGGACCCGCGCGTCCGGATCGACGCTCGAACCGGGACGGACGACGATGACGTGCACGTCGTCGTCGCCGACAACGGACCCGGAATCGACGACGAGGAACTCTCGATTCTCGAGGAGGGGGACGAAACGCCGCTCCGTCACGGAAGCGGGCTCGGCCTCTCGTTGATCACGTGGGGCGTCGACATCGTCGGCGGCCGGATCGAGTTCGCCGACGCCGACCCCACGGGAACGGTCGTCACCGTTCGCGTTCCGATCCGAGCCCGCCCGTCCTGATCGATCCTCGCCGGCGTCATTCAGGTACCCGTCGATCCGGGCTTCCGTGCACGAACCCGTCCGGAACCCGAGAGGTTACCCGTGTCGTTAATATCAATTGGTCGATATTTGCGACCGGTATGGCACCCGAACCATCCACCCAGTCACGGTCGACTGGACAGACCGCGCTTCGGAACCGTTCGACCGTCGCTCGAGCCCGGACCGTGCTCGAGCGCCTTCGAAACGCCCTGTTGTACAGCTCGACGTATCTCGCGCTGGTCGCGGCCGCCGAGGTCGCGCTCGTGATGATCGTCCTGTCGCTCCCGGTGAACCTCTCGCCGCTCGTCGTCGGACTCGTCACCTTCGCGGTGTACGTCAACGATCGGCTCGCCGACCTCGAGACGGACGCGGCGGTCGCGCCGCACCGAACCGCCTTCGTCCGTCGCCATCAGCGCGTCCTCTACGTCGCCGGCGCGCTCGCCTACGGCGTCGCCGTCGCGCTCGCGGTGACCGGCGGCCCCCTCGCGTTCGGGTTGACGCTGCTGCCCGGCGCGTTCTGGGTACTGTACGCGCTCGACTACTTCGCCGCTCTCGGCAGCCGGATCCGGCGGCTCAAGGAGATCCTGATCGTCAACTCCGCCGTCGTCGCCCTCGCCTGGTCGGTCACGATCGTCGGAATGCCGATGGCGTTCACGAACGCTCCGGTCACCCCGACGGCCGGCGTCCTGTTCGGCTACCTGTTCCTCGCGACGTTCGTCAACGCCGAGATCCCGAACGTCCCCGACGTCGAAAGCGACGCGGCCGCCGGCGTCGCGACGCTCCCGGTCGTTTTCGGCGTGCGGCGAACGCGGCAGTCGCTGTACGGCGTCACGCTGCTCACGCTGGGACTGCTCGCGTACGCCTTCCTGCAGGGGCTCCTCTCCGCGACCACGACGTTCGCGCTCGTCGTCGGGCTCGCCTGTCTGGTGTCCACCGTCGCGTTCCTCGGTCGCAGCGATGCTGAACGACGGATCGCGCTTTCGGCGGAGCTTTCCCGAGTCCCGGCCTTTGGAGTGCTCGTGTTCATCACCCTCGGAATCTGATCGGCCACGGTTCCGCCTCCATTTTTAAGCGCTCGCCGACCGACTCACGTCCATGAGCGAATGCGACGGCGAGCTCCGCGATCTCACGCGCCGGCTGGTTTCGATACCCAGCCACGAGGACGAGACCGCCGCGGGCGACGCGGTCGAATCGTGGCTCCGGTCGGAGACGGACGCGACCGTCGAGCGGGACCCGGACGGCAACGTCATCGCACGGCGGAACCCCGACGCGCCGACGAGCCTCGCGCTCGTCGGCCATCACGACGTCGTCCCCCCGGCGGATCGGCAGCTCGAGGACGAGGGATACGTCATCGCGGAGCGCGAGGGACGGCTCCACGGTCGGGGCACGGCGGACATGAAGGGCGCCCTCGCCGCCTGTCTTCTGGCGTTCCGCGACGCGGCTCCACCCGCCGACCGGGAGATCGCGTTCGCCTCCTTCGTCGGCGAGGAGGACGGCGGCGTCGGGGCACGGGCGGCGATCGACCGCGGATTTGCCCCCGATTTCGCGGTGGTCGCGGAGGGATCGACCGGCTACTCGGCGCCGCCGGACCGCCCCGCCGAGGTCGTCACCGACGTCGCGGTGGCCCACAAGGGTCGGCGCGGGTCGACGTTGGTCGCCGCCGGCGAGGCGGCACACGCCTCCGAGACCGCCGCCGGCGAGAACGCGGTCTATCGCGCCTGCGACGCGGTCGACGTCGTTCGGAACCTCCATGCGCCCGAAACGACGGTGTTCGGCGAGCACGTCGCCGGATCGATCGCGGTCACCGGGATCGAGGGCGGCACGGCGATGAACGTGATCCCCGACCGGTGTACGGTCACCGTCGACGAGCGAACGGTGCCCGGCGAGCGTGCACCCCTGGAGCGAGTCGAGACGGTCGAGGGAATCGAGTGGACCGTCGACGGGGATCTCCCGCCGATGGCGTGCTCTCACGCGGGCTTTGCCGACGTCGTCCTCGAGGTCGCCCGGGCGGCCCATCGGGCCGACGCCGGAGTCGAGGACGAGCACGACTTCGGTGCTGAGTCGTCGGAAGAGACCGACTTCGGTGCCACGTCGACGGACGAGGCCGACATCGTCCTCCCCGAGCACGTCGTGAAACCGCACGCGACCGACGCGGGCTGGCTCGCGGACGCCGGCACCGCCTGCGTCGTCTGTGGCCCCGCCGAGCCCGGCGAGGCCCACACGGAAACCGAGAGCGTCTCGCTCGACGTGCTCCGCCGGTGTCGGCGGATCTACCGCGGGATCGCCGAGCGAGAGATCCCCGACCGCGAGTAGCTCGATCGATCGACGATCCGGCGACGCACTCTTCGTTGGAGACGCGACGTTCGTTTCCTCGGAGACGCGACGTTCTTTTATCGTGACGCCGTACCACTCCTCGATGAGCGACTCCGCCGATACGACCGACGCGTCGGGATCCGCCGACTCCGCGGACGCCCCCGACGCCTACGAGGCTCTCCTGGATCGTGCCCGTCGCTGGAACGCCGTCTCGAGCGCCTCTGGCGTGCTCTCGTGGGACCAACAGGTGATGATGCCCGAGGGCGGGACGCCCGCACGGTCGAAGCAGCTCTCGGTCCTGTCCTCGCTGCAGCACGACCTCCTCACCGCCCCGGAAACCGGCGAGCTCCTCGCCGAGCTCGCGGACGCCGATCCGACGGCCGATCAGTCCGCCGCCGTCCGTGAGGTCCGCCGCCAGCACGAGCGCGCGGACGCGGTCCCGCGGGACCTCGTCGAGCGGATCTCCGAGGCGTCCACGGAGGCGCTCGGCGCCTGGGAGCGCGCGAAGGCAGCGGACGACTTCGAGGCGTTCGCGCCCCACCTCGAGCGCAACGTGGAGCTCAAACGCGAGTACGCAGCCCACATCGATCCCGATCGGGATCCCTACGCCGTCCTCTTCGAGGAGTACGAGCCGTGTCTCCCGCTCGAGCGCGCGGAGACGATCCTCGAGGAACTGCGCGAGACGCTCGTTCCGCTGCTCGATGCGATCCGCGCCTCGGACGCCGACCTCGCGGGCGACACCTTCGTGGGCTCGTTCGCGACGGAGACCCAGGAGGAGCTGGCGCGGGAGGCGCTCGACCGGCTCGGGTACGACTTCGACCGCGGCCGGCTCGACGTCTCCTCGCATCCGTTCACCTCGGGCAACCAGTTCGACTGCCGGATCACGACGCGGTTCGACGAGGCCGATCCCCTCTCCGCGCTCGGGTCCACGATCCACGAGTTCGGCCACGCGCTGTACACCCTCGGACTCCCGGATGACTGGTTCGGAACCCCGCTCGGCGAGCCGCGCGACCTCTCGGTCCACGAGTCCCAGTCGCGGCTCTGGGAGAACCACGTCGGCCGGAGCCGGGCGTTCTGGGACCACTTCCTGCCGACGTTCCAGGACCACTTCCCGAGCACCGCGGACGCCTCCGTCGCGGACGCCTACGAGGCGGTCAATCAGGTCCATCCGGACAACCTGATCCGCGTCGAGGCCGACGAGCTCACCTACCACCTGCACGTCCTGGTTCGGTTCGAGATCGAACGCGACCTGGTCCGCGGGGACCTCGACGTGGCCGACGTCCCCGAGACGTGGAACGACCTGTACGAGCGGTACCTCGGCGTCCGCCCCGAGACCGACGCCGAGGGCTGCCTGCAGGACATCCACTGGAGCCACGGCAACTTCGGGTACTTCCCGACCTACTCGCTCGGGTCGGCGATGGCCGCCCAGCTGTACGCGGCCGCCGAGGCCGACGTCACGGAGATGGACGGTCCGAGCCTCGACGAGCGGATCGCGGCCGGGGAGTTCGACGCCCTCCACGACTGGCTGGCCGAGAACGTCCACCGCCACGGGTCGCGCTACGAGACGAACGAGCTCGTGAAGCGGGCGACCGGCGAGGACTTCTCGGCGGCAGCGTTCACCGACTACGTCGAGTCGAAGTACGGCGAGCTGTACGACGTCTCGGTCTGAGGCGGTCTTCGTGGCTGATTACCCCTCGGTCGCCGGTTTTTCGCGTTCCGGGGTCTCGGCCGTGTCCGTCCGGTCCGCCGCGTCCTCCAGCGTCTCCGTCTCCAGGAGCCGCTCCAGCTTCCGCTCGAACTGCTCGTCGGTCAGTTCGCCGCGTGCGTATCGCTCCCGGAGGGTCTCGAGGGCGTCATCCGTGCCGCCGCGGTTCCCCTCGCGGCGGTTTTCAGTCCTCTCGCCTTTCGATCGCTTCGACGCGGTCGCCGTTTCCGCCGCGTCCTCGTCGTCCCACCACTCCGCGACGTCGGACTCGTCGCCGAACAGCAGGGCGACCAGCGGGACGACCACGACGTAGCCGAGGAGGAGGGCTCCGAGCCACCAGCCCTGGTTGGTAACCAACGCGACCAGCCAGATGCCGGTCACGAGGACGGAGACGATCCCCGTGAGGTTCTCCCTCGCCCGTTCGATCGGACCGTCGGTCGCGTTTCCGGCTCGCGTCGGGTCGGCTGTCATCCTCCTTCCGGTGATCGATCCCCCGGCATCGGTTAAAAAGTCGATCCCCGAGCGGCGGGCACGCGTCTCGTCTCTCGGGGCGAGTCCCGCTCACCACGGCTCGTTCTTGACGCCGATCGCGAACCCGATCACGTTGGTCACGACGTGGAGGACCGGCGTGACGACGACCACGACCGCGATCGCCGGCAGCGTGAACCACGCGCCGAACCAGCTCGGTGCGAGGAGCCACGCGAACGCCAGCGCGCCGACGACGAAGTCCAACTGGTCGAGTCCGGGGAACGCGGCGCCTCGCTCGCGGCCCGACCGGCGCTTGAGGAACGAGGCCGCGACGTCGCCGACCATCGCCCCGAACGCGAGCCCGACGGCGGCACGAAGCGGGAACGTCGGGAGGTCGACCCCGAGCGTGGTCGAGGCGGGATCGACGACCGCGTTCAGCGCCAGCGCCAGCAGGACGCCCGCCATCGTTCCGGCCGCGGTCCCGCGCCACGTCTTCCCGTCGCCGAGCACGCGCGCGCCGTTCCACGTCCGGCCGCCGTCGATCGGCCGGCCGCCGCCGGCCAGCACCGCGGCGTTGTTGGGAACGTACGCCGGCAGCATCGCCCAGAGGGCGCTCGCGAGCAGTGACCCGACCATACGCGCTCCGAGACGGGGGCCGATGTTAGCTCCTGTGGTGTTGGGCGAACGAACTTCCAGCCACGACAACGCTGCTTCCCGTCCCGGGGCCACGACAACGCTGCTTCCCGTCCCGGAACCACGACAACGCTGATTACCGTCCCGCGGGAAGGATCGCGATATGCTCCCGCCGATCGCGAGCCGGTTCGTCGCCGGCGAAACCGCGGCCGCCGCGTTCGACCACGCTCGATCGATGAACGACGACGGGATCGGGGTCCTGTTGAACCTGCTCGGGGAGCACTACGACGACCCCGAGGACGTCGAAACCGACGTCGCGGCCTACCACACGCTCATCGAGGACGTCGCGTCGACCGATCTCGACGCGTCCGTCTCGATCAAGCCGTCCCAGATCGGTCTCGACGTCTCCGATGACCTGTTCGCGGAGCACTACCGCTCGATCGTCTCCCACGCCAACGCCCACGACGTCTTCGTCTGGTGTGACATGGAGGACGCCGACACGACCGATGCCACCCTCGATACCTTCGTCGACGTCGCGCGGGACCATCCCTGGACCGTGGGTCAGTGTCTCCAGTCGAACCTCAAGCGCACGCGCGAGGACCTCGAACGCGTCGCCGACGTCCCGGGCGCGATCCGGATCGTCAAGGGCGCCTACGACGAGCCCGAATCGATCGCCTACACCGAGAAGTCGCGGGTCAACGAGGCGTATCGCGACGACATCACGTTCCTCTTCGAGCATCGGGATCGCGGCGTCGCCGTCGGCAGCCACGACCCCGAGATGGTGTCGATCGCCCGCCGACTCGGCGAGGAGCACGGGACCGACTACGAGATCCAGATGCTGATGGGTGTTCGCGAGGACGCCCAACGGGACCTCGCCGTTCAGGGCGTCGACGTCCAGCAGTACGCTCCCTACGGCCGGAAGTGGCTCTCGTATTTCTACCGGCGCGTCCGGGAGCGAAAGGGGAACGCGCTGTTCGCGCTCCGAGCGATCCTCGGGCGGTGAGTGCCGGCGATCAGCGGTCGTTTCGCCGACCGTCACCCGACTCGGTTCAGAAGGGCTGATAAGGCCCGCCGACGCATATCGGCGTAACTGAATGTCCACGTGGAAACGCGACTTCGGGAGCGGGCTCATCGTGCTGGTGCCGCTCATCGTCCTCCTGCTCGTCATCGGCTGGATCTACCAGCACATCGCGTCGATACCGCTCATCAGCACGCTGGAGCCCGACTGGCTCCTCGAGCCGATCCTCCCGCTGTACCGCGTGGTCATCGCCCTGGTCGTCTTCACGACCCTCGTGCTCGCGGTCGGCTACTTCATGCGAACGACCCTCGGCCGGATCGTCGAGGCCCGGATCGACGACTCGATCAACCACATTCCCGCCCTTCGAGTGGTTTACAACGCGTCCAAGCTGGCCGTCGAGACCGCGCTCTCGGGAACCGAGGACCTTCAGAACCCCGTCCACCTCGAAACGTGGCAGGGCATCCGGATGACCGCGTTCAAGACGGGCAAGAAGACCCGTGACGGGAAGCTCGTCCTCTTCATGCCGACCGCCCCGAACATCACCTCCGGATACGTCATCGAGGTCGAACCGGAGCGCGTCACCGACACCGGTGAATCGGTCGAGGAGGCGATGACACGGATCCTCTCGGCCGGCTTCGCCGAGTCGACCCACCAGGTGTCCGTCGACGGAGATCACCTCGACGCTCCGACCGAAGACGGGAGCACCGGGTCGCCCGATCGCGGTCCAACCGTCGACGAGCCGGTCGAAGACGGCCACGACGGATCCGCCGATCACCGCGATGTCCAGGACTCCTCCCACCCCGGCGGCCGCGGCGATCCCGACGCGGGCGCCTGATCCCCGGGATCACCGGCCGAACAGCCGGCTGAAGAAGCCCCTGTCGTCGTCCGTCCCGTTCGGACGCTCGCCATCATCCGCGTCCGTGTTCTCGTCGTCACTTCCACCCTCTCCACCGACGTCGTCGCGTCCCTCACCCGACTTCACGTCGCTTTCACCGCTCCGCTCCGATCGGTGGTTCGATCCATCCGCGGTCGACTCGGCATCGGCACCTTCCCGGAACGGAACGCTCTCGACGCCGGGCTCGTTCTGACCGTCGGCCGCTTCGATCCCGTCGATCGGCTCCGGGCCGTCCTCGTCAGCCACCGTCCGTTCGTCCGCGCCGGGCTCCCCGTCCGCGGGTGACCGTTCCGTTCCCCTCGATCCGGCCGACCCTTCGTCTTTCGTCGTCTCGGCCGACCCTTCGTCTTTCGTCGTCTCGGCCGACCCTTCGTCTTTCGTCGTCTCGGCGATCCCGTCGATTTCGTCGCGGTCGATCGTCGTCTCACCCGCGATACGTCCGTTCGAGCCGTCGTCCTCGGCGTCACGGATCACCGGGGCGTCCGTTTCGTCCTCCTCGGGCTCCGGGAGATCGAGACCCGTGAGCCGCTCGGTCAGCGAGCGGTAGCCCCGGGTCGCGGGCGCAGTCGGCGCGAAAACGACGAGCGGCTCGCCCGCCGCGACCGCATCCCCGACCGCGTCGTCCTCGGGGATCCGTTCGTGGATCGGGACGTCGAGGTGGGCGACGATCAGATCGTCGTGGCGGTGCGGGTCGTCGGGGTCGACGCGGGTGATCACCGCGCCGTGGACCGTCCCTCCGAGGCGGTCGGCCAGCTGCCCCGTCTTGGCCGTATCGCGCAGCGCCTCCCGTTCGGGGGTGGACACGAGCAGCGTCCGGTCGGCGATCTCGAGCGGCAGTGCCGAGTCGTGTGATAGCCCCGCCCCCGCGTCGAGGATCACGTAGTCGGCGTCCGCGAACGAATCCACGACGTCGACGAGGCCGGCGGGGTCCGCGTCAGCGTAGGCATCGAGGTCGGTCTTCCCGGGGAGGATGCGGAGCCCTCGCGGGCCCTCCTGAGCCGCTGCCTCGGGATCCACCCGGCCGGCGAGCACGTCGTGAATCGTCTCACCCTCGGCGTCGATCCCCAGCGTGCCGGCGAGGTTCGCCATTCCGAGATCGGCGTCGATCGCGACCACCGACGCTCCCGCGTCCGCCAGCAGCGTCCCGATCGCGGCCGCCGTCGTCGTCTTGCCGACGCCGCCCTTCGCCGAGGCGACCGCATACACCGTTGCCATGTCTCGTTGGACCGACAGCGAGTACTTAAAAGTACGCGAGTGTGGCTTCCGGCCACACGCTCGTGGTCGAGCCGGCGGTCCGCAGGAGGGGACCGTCGATGGCTTTCGCAAACACCTTATACGTCGCTCCTGGACTTTCTGACGATTAGTGAGTATGCCGAGACCAGAGGTGCTCGAACGAGTGACGGAGGCCGAACGCGAGGCGGACGACATCGTCGCCGAGGCGGAATCCGACGCCGAGGAGATCCTCGCCGAGGCCCGCGAGCGGGCGGAGGAGATCCGCTCGACGGCCGAGGAGGAGGCGTCCGCGGAGGCCGACGAGCGGCTCGAAACCGCTCGCGAAGAGATCGAGTCCCGGCGTGAGGAGATCCTCGAGGAGGGGCGCGCCGACCGGAAGGCGCTCGAATCGGACGCACGGGACCGCGTCGACGAGGTGGTCGAGTACGCCATCGACCGGTTCGAGGAGGCGGTGAATGCTCAGGCCTGAGCGGATGAGCAAGGTGTCGGTGACGGGCTCGAAGCGCGTCATCGACGACGTCATCGAGACGACCTACGAGCATCACTCGCTGCACGTCACGGACTACGACGGCTCCCACGATGGGTTCGTGCCGGGCGAGTCGCTCGAGGGCGCCGAGGAGGTCAACGACCGGCTCGTCACCGTCCGATCCCTCGAGAGCATCCT
Proteins encoded:
- the ahaH gene encoding ATP synthase archaeal subunit H, translating into MPRPEVLERVTEAEREADDIVAEAESDAEEILAEARERAEEIRSTAEEEASAEADERLETAREEIESRREEILEEGRADRKALESDARDRVDEVVEYAIDRFEEAVNAQA
- a CDS encoding histidine kinase N-terminal 7TM domain-containing protein; its protein translation is MSPPPRVTVIPLTVLKAALICTVVIGMTGGLIAWRERPTPGSVPLAVLLAGQCWWSVTLLFRIDATGIVAKAFWVDVSWIGVAIIPVAWLFFSLEYSGHHEYVQPRYVAVASIVPLCVAVIGATNVAHELMYVRSALVEINGVTMLERTPGPWFWIAAGYTYLLGLLGTLPLLELITSDVLAFRAQSVALIVGLVVPWLTNALYLLDALPTYGVDPTPIGFAVSGVAYLGALTRFRLFGTNPAPIRYARQLAFDRMEEGAIVLDSNGYVVELNDRAAAFLRADPNDVLGRAFPDAFPQVAAVVDEPEPTDRMMLRADDCTRAYDVSECSIVDYTGRTIGRSITLHDVSAHLRRQRRLTVLNRVFRHDVRTTTQLILGHAEEIDDDGGRIADRIADRAMEIEELSEKVRRAIDLFDRDRTSRRPLSLDSILRDAITSAREARPDVTVDYDGAPSDVYVDELLTVVFEDLIENAVEHNDDPDPRVRIDARTGTDDDDVHVVVADNGPGIDDEELSILEEGDETPLRHGSGLGLSLITWGVDIVGGRIEFADADPTGTVVTVRVPIRARPS
- a CDS encoding nucleotide-binding protein, which gives rise to MATVYAVASAKGGVGKTTTAAAIGTLLADAGASVVAIDADLGMANLAGTLGIDAEGETIHDVLAGRVDPEAAAQEGPRGLRILPGKTDLDAYADADPAGLVDVVDSFADADYVILDAGAGLSHDSALPLEIADRTLLVSTPEREALRDTAKTGQLADRLGGTVHGAVITRVDPDDPHRHDDLIVAHLDVPIHERIPEDDAVGDAVAAGEPLVVFAPTAPATRGYRSLTERLTGLDLPEPEEDETDAPVIRDAEDDGSNGRIAGETTIDRDEIDGIAETTKDEGSAETTKDEGSAETTKDEGSAGSRGTERSPADGEPGADERTVADEDGPEPIDGIEAADGQNEPGVESVPFREGADAESTADGSNHRSERSGESDVKSGEGRDDVGGEGGSDDENTDADDGERPNGTDDDRGFFSRLFGR
- a CDS encoding UbiA family prenyltransferase; the protein is MAPEPSTQSRSTGQTALRNRSTVARARTVLERLRNALLYSSTYLALVAAAEVALVMIVLSLPVNLSPLVVGLVTFAVYVNDRLADLETDAAVAPHRTAFVRRHQRVLYVAGALAYGVAVALAVTGGPLAFGLTLLPGAFWVLYALDYFAALGSRIRRLKEILIVNSAVVALAWSVTIVGMPMAFTNAPVTPTAGVLFGYLFLATFVNAEIPNVPDVESDAAAGVATLPVVFGVRRTRQSLYGVTLLTLGLLAYAFLQGLLSATTTFALVVGLACLVSTVAFLGRSDAERRIALSAELSRVPAFGVLVFITLGI
- a CDS encoding proline dehydrogenase family protein — its product is MLPPIASRFVAGETAAAAFDHARSMNDDGIGVLLNLLGEHYDDPEDVETDVAAYHTLIEDVASTDLDASVSIKPSQIGLDVSDDLFAEHYRSIVSHANAHDVFVWCDMEDADTTDATLDTFVDVARDHPWTVGQCLQSNLKRTREDLERVADVPGAIRIVKGAYDEPESIAYTEKSRVNEAYRDDITFLFEHRDRGVAVGSHDPEMVSIARRLGEEHGTDYEIQMLMGVREDAQRDLAVQGVDVQQYAPYGRKWLSYFYRRVRERKGNALFALRAILGR
- a CDS encoding SHOCT domain-containing protein, producing MTADPTRAGNATDGPIERARENLTGIVSVLVTGIWLVALVTNQGWWLGALLLGYVVVVPLVALLFGDESDVAEWWDDEDAAETATASKRSKGERTENRREGNRGGTDDALETLRERYARGELTDEQFERKLERLLETETLEDAADRTDTAETPEREKPATEG
- a CDS encoding M20 family metallopeptidase; the encoded protein is MSECDGELRDLTRRLVSIPSHEDETAAGDAVESWLRSETDATVERDPDGNVIARRNPDAPTSLALVGHHDVVPPADRQLEDEGYVIAEREGRLHGRGTADMKGALAACLLAFRDAAPPADREIAFASFVGEEDGGVGARAAIDRGFAPDFAVVAEGSTGYSAPPDRPAEVVTDVAVAHKGRRGSTLVAAGEAAHASETAAGENAVYRACDAVDVVRNLHAPETTVFGEHVAGSIAVTGIEGGTAMNVIPDRCTVTVDERTVPGERAPLERVETVEGIEWTVDGDLPPMACSHAGFADVVLEVARAAHRADAGVEDEHDFGAESSEETDFGATSTDEADIVLPEHVVKPHATDAGWLADAGTACVVCGPAEPGEAHTETESVSLDVLRRCRRIYRGIAEREIPDRE
- a CDS encoding CDP-2,3-bis-(O-geranylgeranyl)-sn-glycerol synthase; its protein translation is MVGSLLASALWAMLPAYVPNNAAVLAGGGRPIDGGRTWNGARVLGDGKTWRGTAAGTMAGVLLALALNAVVDPASTTLGVDLPTFPLRAAVGLAFGAMVGDVAASFLKRRSGRERGAAFPGLDQLDFVVGALAFAWLLAPSWFGAWFTLPAIAVVVVVTPVLHVVTNVIGFAIGVKNEPW
- a CDS encoding carboxypeptidase M32 — encoded protein: MSDSADTTDASGSADSADAPDAYEALLDRARRWNAVSSASGVLSWDQQVMMPEGGTPARSKQLSVLSSLQHDLLTAPETGELLAELADADPTADQSAAVREVRRQHERADAVPRDLVERISEASTEALGAWERAKAADDFEAFAPHLERNVELKREYAAHIDPDRDPYAVLFEEYEPCLPLERAETILEELRETLVPLLDAIRASDADLAGDTFVGSFATETQEELAREALDRLGYDFDRGRLDVSSHPFTSGNQFDCRITTRFDEADPLSALGSTIHEFGHALYTLGLPDDWFGTPLGEPRDLSVHESQSRLWENHVGRSRAFWDHFLPTFQDHFPSTADASVADAYEAVNQVHPDNLIRVEADELTYHLHVLVRFEIERDLVRGDLDVADVPETWNDLYERYLGVRPETDAEGCLQDIHWSHGNFGYFPTYSLGSAMAAQLYAAAEADVTEMDGPSLDERIAAGEFDALHDWLAENVHRHGSRYETNELVKRATGEDFSAAAFTDYVESKYGELYDVSV
- a CDS encoding DUF502 domain-containing protein — protein: MSTWKRDFGSGLIVLVPLIVLLLVIGWIYQHIASIPLISTLEPDWLLEPILPLYRVVIALVVFTTLVLAVGYFMRTTLGRIVEARIDDSINHIPALRVVYNASKLAVETALSGTEDLQNPVHLETWQGIRMTAFKTGKKTRDGKLVLFMPTAPNITSGYVIEVEPERVTDTGESVEEAMTRILSAGFAESTHQVSVDGDHLDAPTEDGSTGSPDRGPTVDEPVEDGHDGSADHRDVQDSSHPGGRGDPDAGA